Part of the Bacteroidota bacterium genome, TGTTTTCCAGAAGAGAAAGCCGATGAACGCTTTATGCGTCTTGCCATCAAAGAGGCGGCGAAGGCATTACTTAAAAACGAAGTCCCTGTTGGCACAGTTCTTGTAAAAAACAATATTGTTATAGCTACGGCTCATAACATGCGAGAGACAAAAAATGACCCGACTGCACACGCAGAAATAATAGCACTTAAAGAAGGGGCATCTGAAATAAAGAGTTGGCGGTTAACAGATGCCACACTATACGTGACCAAAGAACCCTGTGTTATGTGTGCAGGAGCAATGGTTAATGCAAGACTCAAGAGGCTTGTTTATGGTTGTAAGGATAAAAAAAGTGGGGCGGTTGATAGTCTTTACAACTTGCTTTCAGACAAAAGACTTAACCATCGGGTAGAGCTTATATCGGGTGTTCTTGAAGATGAATGTGATTTAATGCTCAAAAGGTTTTTCCAGAGCCGGAGAAATCGCACAGTTTTGGTTTAAACTAAAAACCAATCACTATTTAAACTCGTTGAAAGTAATTTTTGTGTTGTTACCCTGAACTAAATTGGAGGAGTGGCCGAGAGGCTGAAGGCATCCCGCTCGAAACGGGATATCCTTAACGGGATCGTGGGTTCAAATCCTACCTCCTCCGCCAGTTAGGAAATGGCTCGCCCTCTGCGAGGGCTCGCCAGCCGATTTTCCAATTAAATCGGAATTTTTTATCTTTTAAAATAAAGTTCGAGCCGATATTTTTTAGAAATATTAGGATTTTGGAATTGTCGCCCTGCGACAATAGAATTTTGGCTTGGTTACTGGATAAAATCATTTCTTTCATCGGTTCGAGCCAATTATTTCCATTTTGTTCAAAATCTTTAATTTTCTGCTGAATGTCCAGTTTTTCGTTGAGCAGTCTCTGCTTTTTGACCTGATATTCTTCAAGCTCAACGCCCCTACCTTCAATGTAGAGGTCTAATAACTTATCCATCCTCTGCTCAACCATAAACTTTTCATTTTCAAGATTTTGAACAAGAGAATTGGTTTTCTCGATAGCCTGCGTTTTTTCCTTCTCAATCTCAGCAAGCATGTTTTCAGCCCACTTATCAGGCAGAGAAACTTTTTGAATACATAATTTCATCTGTTCAACAAGTGATTCTTCTCTGAGGTATTTTTCATCACACCTTTGCTTTTTCTTGGTACAACGGTAGTAATTATGACCTTTTTGTTTTTCAGTGGTTATCATACAACCACAGTTACCACATCTCATTAGACCAGAAAAAGCAAAAGTGTGTTTTCTTTTTCGTTTCTTCTTGCCCCTGTTTGACATCACTTCTTGAACAGAGTCAAAAAGTTTCTTGGAAATAATAGGCTCGTGAGTTCCGTCATAGATTTCGCCGTTGTAACGGAAAACTCCGTAATAAATTGGATTTTTAAGTATATGCTGGACACAGGAAACAGAAAGAACATTGCCTTGATGACTTCTCAGCCCTGCTTTTTCTAAAACATCAGCGAGGGCTTTTAGTGTATAGTCGCCGGTGGCGTAAAGTTCAAATACTTTTCTTACAAGCAGGGCTTTTTCAGGGTCTATATCTATTGCCTTTGTCTTA contains:
- the tadA gene encoding tRNA adenosine(34) deaminase TadA translates to MQTRHEICEVCERPIKECICCPECGHICGLDYGEKYCPVCFPEEKADERFMRLAIKEAAKALLKNEVPVGTVLVKNNIVIATAHNMRETKNDPTAHAEIIALKEGASEIKSWRLTDATLYVTKEPCVMCAGAMVNARLKRLVYGCKDKKSGAVDSLYNLLSDKRLNHRVELISGVLEDECDLMLKRFFQSRRNRTVLV
- a CDS encoding recombinase family protein; protein product: MKYFIYTRKSTDSEERQVLSIEAQLAELKEFAAKEKLEIVASLSEAKTAKEPGRTVFGEMLDRLEKGEAQGILAWHPDRLARNSIDGGKLIYMLDTGKLKDLKFPTFWFDSTPQGKFMINIAFGQSKYYIDNLSENIKRGHRQKLRKGIWPGWAPLGYLNNHKTKAIDIDPEKALLVRKVFELYATGDYTLKALADVLEKAGLRSHQGNVLSVSCVQHILKNPIYYGVFRYNGEIYDGTHEPIISKKLFDSVQEVMSNRGKKKRKRKHTFAFSGLMRCGNCGCMITTEKQKGHNYYRCTKKKQRCDEKYLREESLVEQMKLCIQKVSLPDKWAENMLAEIEKEKTQAIEKTNSLVQNLENEKFMVEQRMDKLLDLYIEGRGVELEEYQVKKQRLLNEKLDIQQKIKDFEQNGNNWLEPMKEMILSSNQAKILLSQGDNSKILIFLKNIGSNFILKDKKFRFNWKIGWRALAEGEPFPNWRRR